Proteins encoded within one genomic window of Thermococcus celer Vu 13 = JCM 8558:
- a CDS encoding nucleotidyltransferase family protein, with the protein MKSSDVPYREDVLQYVGTLKRTLHPELILLHGSVAGGTFGLGSDVDGLDRSHAPIDAKAYTPGRSRG; encoded by the coding sequence ATGAAGTCCAGTGACGTTCCTTACAGGGAAGACGTCCTGCAATACGTGGGGACACTCAAAAGAACCCTCCATCCAGAGTTGATACTGCTCCACGGCTCCGTGGCAGGGGGAACCTTCGGGCTGGGAAGTGACGTTGATGGCCTCGACAGGTCGCACGCCCCCATCGATGCAAAAGCTTACACCCCCGGGAGGTCAAGAGGATGA
- a CDS encoding GIY-YIG nuclease family protein: MKGSYFLVIHLPTGKEIATKGRRFALKEGYYVYVGSAMNSLEKRVARHFRENKKLHWHIDFLLEEARLLRAYMIPSGVRLEETLSIEVSKFGEPVEGFGAGDVRVSTNLYRFEREPDALLRVILKRLGLEWKRVKSEGEAMEFGGKNEARTGKG; encoded by the coding sequence ATGAAGGGATCCTACTTCCTGGTCATCCACTTACCGACCGGGAAGGAGATAGCCACGAAGGGCCGCAGGTTCGCCCTGAAGGAGGGTTACTACGTCTACGTCGGCTCGGCCATGAACTCCCTCGAGAAGAGGGTCGCACGGCACTTCAGGGAAAACAAGAAGCTCCACTGGCACATCGACTTTCTCCTGGAGGAGGCGAGACTTCTCAGGGCCTACATGATCCCGAGCGGGGTCAGGCTCGAGGAAACCCTCTCCATTGAGGTGTCGAAGTTCGGCGAGCCGGTGGAGGGCTTCGGCGCGGGCGACGTCAGGGTGAGCACCAACCTCTACAGATTTGAGAGAGAGCCGGATGCGCTTTTGAGGGTGATACTAAAACGACTGGGCCTCGAATGGAAAAGGGTTAAAAGCGAGGGGGAAGCTATGGAATTCGGTGGGAAAAATGAAGCTCGAACTGGGAAAGGTTGA
- a CDS encoding segregation and condensation protein A has protein sequence MESRREEEVTPVDILLQLVTMGKVDPWNIDIVDLTEKYIERLREMRELDLRVSARAILAASILVRMKSEALLNADGEEEEERGEEHLRVDVEPLTPPLRRVERYYTFDDLLDALMDALEEAERRKPRKKKKVEIEEQVFVVDDFRVDIEKHVYRLHELVKEMYRESGGPIRFRDLIFDPTPKIIARTFLYLLFLSNMGKVDLIQEEPFGEILVVPLEA, from the coding sequence ATGGAATCGCGCCGCGAGGAGGAGGTAACGCCCGTCGACATCCTCCTCCAGCTCGTCACGATGGGAAAGGTTGACCCCTGGAACATAGACATCGTTGACCTAACCGAAAAGTACATCGAGCGGCTGAGGGAGATGAGGGAGCTCGACCTCCGCGTTTCCGCGAGGGCCATCCTGGCCGCCTCGATACTCGTCAGGATGAAGAGCGAGGCTTTGCTCAACGCCGACGGCGAGGAAGAGGAGGAGCGGGGCGAGGAGCACCTAAGGGTCGATGTGGAACCTCTAACCCCTCCTCTCAGGAGGGTGGAGCGTTACTACACCTTCGACGACCTGCTCGACGCCCTCATGGACGCCCTCGAGGAAGCCGAGAGGAGGAAACCGAGGAAGAAGAAAAAGGTCGAGATAGAGGAGCAGGTTTTCGTCGTCGACGACTTCCGCGTCGACATCGAGAAACACGTCTACCGGCTCCACGAGCTGGTGAAGGAGATGTACCGCGAGAGCGGCGGGCCCATAAGGTTCCGGGACCTCATCTTCGACCCGACGCCGAAGATAATCGCGAGGACCTTCCTCTACCTCCTGTTCCTCTCCAACATGGGCAAGGTCGACCTGATTCAGGAGGAGCCCTTCGGGGAGATACTCGTGGTGCCCCTCGAAGCGTAA
- a CDS encoding AMP phosphorylase gives MKARVRILDVYSGRYTVFINENDAKNAKLHPDDLVRIEAGKKTVYGSVAISGVVGEGEIGVSRDVLGLHNFSEGEIVNVMPSGIPESVRYIKKKMHGEKLRKVEIEAIVKDIVDRKLRDIEISSFVTSLEINGLDMDEIAALTVAMAETGDMLDIDRKPIMDVHSIGGVPGNKTNILVVPIVAAAGLTIPKTSSRAITSAAGTADVVEVFADVSFSLDEIKRIVEKIGACLVWGGALNLAPADDITIKSERALSIDPTGLMLASIMSKKYAMGSQYVLIDIPTGKGVKVETVDQARALARDFIELGKRLGQYVEVAVTYGGQPIGHTVGPALEAREALSTLMTGKGPGSLIEKATGLAGILLEMGGAAPSGMGKKMAREILESGKAWEKMREIIEEQGGNPDIKPEEIPIGDKTYTFTASTSGYVTAIDNRAVTGIAKAAGAPEDKGAGIELHVKVGEKVKEGDPLFTVHAESEARLDQAIVLARRTEPIRIEGMVLQRIGNI, from the coding sequence ATGAAGGCCAGGGTTAGGATACTCGACGTGTACAGCGGGAGGTATACGGTTTTCATAAACGAAAACGACGCAAAGAACGCCAAGCTACACCCCGACGACCTCGTCAGGATAGAGGCCGGGAAAAAGACGGTCTACGGCAGCGTGGCCATCAGCGGGGTTGTTGGTGAGGGGGAGATAGGCGTAAGCAGGGACGTACTCGGGCTCCACAACTTCTCCGAGGGAGAGATAGTTAACGTGATGCCCAGCGGCATTCCAGAGAGCGTCAGGTACATCAAGAAGAAGATGCACGGCGAGAAGCTCAGGAAGGTCGAGATAGAGGCCATAGTTAAGGACATAGTCGACAGGAAACTCAGGGACATAGAGATAAGCTCATTCGTCACCTCGCTCGAGATAAACGGCCTCGACATGGACGAGATAGCCGCCTTAACGGTCGCCATGGCAGAGACCGGCGACATGCTCGACATCGACAGGAAGCCGATAATGGACGTCCACAGCATCGGCGGCGTTCCGGGGAACAAGACCAATATCCTCGTCGTCCCGATAGTGGCGGCCGCTGGATTAACCATACCCAAGACCAGCTCGAGGGCCATAACAAGCGCCGCGGGAACCGCCGACGTGGTTGAGGTCTTCGCGGACGTGAGCTTCTCCCTCGACGAGATAAAGCGCATAGTGGAGAAGATAGGCGCCTGTCTCGTCTGGGGTGGTGCCCTGAACCTCGCTCCGGCCGACGACATAACCATCAAGTCCGAGCGCGCCCTCAGCATCGACCCAACCGGGCTGATGCTCGCCAGCATAATGTCCAAGAAGTACGCCATGGGGAGCCAGTACGTGCTCATCGACATCCCGACGGGTAAGGGAGTCAAGGTCGAGACCGTTGACCAGGCCAGAGCCCTCGCAAGGGACTTCATAGAGCTCGGAAAGAGACTCGGTCAGTACGTCGAGGTGGCGGTGACCTACGGCGGCCAGCCCATAGGCCACACCGTCGGTCCAGCTTTAGAAGCCAGAGAAGCCCTTTCAACCCTGATGACGGGCAAAGGGCCCGGGAGTTTGATAGAGAAGGCCACGGGACTCGCGGGGATCCTCCTCGAGATGGGGGGAGCCGCACCATCGGGAATGGGCAAGAAGATGGCCAGGGAGATCCTCGAAAGTGGAAAGGCCTGGGAGAAGATGAGGGAGATAATAGAGGAGCAGGGAGGAAACCCGGACATAAAACCGGAGGAGATACCCATTGGGGACAAGACGTACACCTTCACGGCATCCACAAGCGGCTACGTGACGGCTATAGACAACAGGGCGGTAACGGGGATAGCGAAGGCCGCGGGTGCTCCTGAGGACAAGGGGGCCGGAATAGAGCTCCACGTCAAGGTCGGAGAGAAGGTCAAGGAGGGCGATCCCCTCTTTACTGTGCACGCCGAGAGCGAGGCGAGGCTCGACCAGGCCATAGTCCTCGCCAGGAGAACAGAACCTATAAGGATCGAGGGGATGGTCCTTCAACGGATAGGGAACATCTGA
- a CDS encoding DEAD/DEAH box helicase — protein MHLRRDLIEPRVYQEVIYAKCKERNCLVVLPTGLGKTLVAMLIADYRLSKYGGKVLMLAPTKPLALQHAESFRKLFDLPPERINVLTGELPPEKRTELWRESVIVTATPQTVENDIITGKISLEDVVLLVFDEAHRAVGNYSYVFIAREYLKTARHPLVLGLTASPGSDEDRIREIIHNLGIEHIEIRTESSPDVKPYVQRIAFEWVKVELPGIYKEVRSLLREMLKESLKPLAQFRLVSTYSPDISKREVLQAGSKINQEVARGNYEMGRLRMHQAKAVKLQHAIELLETQGLTALRGYLKKLREDRRTKSSRELMEDPRMRKVVYLLVQAKELGLDHPKMGKLMGLIEEKLRKKPNSKIIVFTNYRDTGRKIVEVLRERGISAERFIGQASRGKDKGMSQREQKETLKRFSRGEFNVLVATSVGEEGLDVPEVDLVVFYEPVPSAIRSIQRRGRTGRHRPGRVVILMAKGTRDEAYYWSSRRKERRMFETIRKLARELEKARSEKDEIDKSVVERVEMPPRGKITPLDEFLRPKSRKLEDREKAEKTGREAERPEKAETSEEGVYEKLPIKPVFVRKPKGIVVYVDNRELRSGVPKHLKELGAEVEVKTLDVADYVVSEDVGIERKSANDFIQSIIDGRLFDQVERLKRAYEKPVIIVEGELYGIRNVHPNAIRGALTAVTLDWGVPVLFSSGTEETAQFIYLMAKREQEERKKEVRLRSEKKALTLAERQRLIVEGLPNVSATLAKRLLGHFGNVERVFTATEEELQEVEGIGPKKAREIRRVITAPYVEEEDKL, from the coding sequence ATGCACCTTCGCCGCGACCTGATCGAGCCCCGCGTTTACCAGGAGGTCATCTACGCGAAATGCAAGGAGAGGAACTGCCTCGTCGTCCTTCCGACGGGGCTGGGAAAGACGCTCGTAGCCATGCTCATAGCCGATTATCGGCTTTCCAAGTACGGCGGGAAGGTCCTCATGCTTGCCCCCACGAAGCCCCTCGCCCTGCAGCACGCGGAGAGCTTTAGAAAACTCTTCGACCTTCCGCCGGAGAGGATCAACGTCCTCACGGGCGAGCTTCCGCCCGAGAAACGGACAGAACTCTGGAGGGAGAGCGTTATCGTGACCGCAACCCCACAGACCGTCGAGAACGACATCATCACAGGGAAGATATCCCTCGAGGACGTTGTACTGCTCGTCTTCGACGAGGCCCACAGGGCAGTTGGGAACTACTCCTACGTCTTCATAGCCAGAGAATACCTCAAAACCGCGAGACATCCGCTCGTTCTTGGCCTCACCGCATCGCCCGGGAGCGACGAGGATAGGATACGGGAGATAATCCACAACCTCGGGATAGAGCACATCGAGATAAGGACGGAGAGCTCGCCGGACGTCAAACCCTACGTCCAGAGGATCGCCTTCGAGTGGGTGAAGGTCGAGCTGCCCGGCATCTATAAGGAAGTCCGCTCCCTTTTGAGGGAGATGTTGAAGGAGAGCCTCAAACCCCTCGCCCAGTTCAGGCTTGTATCAACCTATTCGCCCGACATTTCTAAAAGGGAGGTTCTTCAGGCCGGTTCAAAGATAAATCAGGAGGTCGCGAGGGGCAACTACGAGATGGGAAGGCTGAGGATGCACCAGGCCAAAGCGGTTAAGCTCCAGCACGCGATAGAGCTCCTCGAGACGCAGGGGCTGACGGCCCTGAGGGGCTACCTCAAGAAGCTCCGGGAGGATAGGAGAACGAAGTCGAGCAGGGAGCTCATGGAAGACCCGCGCATGAGGAAGGTCGTTTATCTCCTCGTTCAGGCGAAGGAGCTCGGCCTCGACCACCCGAAGATGGGGAAGTTGATGGGGCTGATCGAGGAAAAGCTGAGAAAAAAGCCGAACTCGAAGATAATCGTCTTCACCAACTACCGCGACACCGGAAGGAAGATAGTTGAGGTCCTTCGGGAGAGGGGAATAAGCGCCGAGCGATTCATCGGACAGGCGAGCAGGGGCAAGGACAAAGGGATGAGCCAGAGGGAGCAGAAGGAGACGCTGAAACGCTTCTCCCGCGGGGAGTTCAACGTTTTGGTTGCCACAAGCGTCGGGGAGGAGGGCCTCGACGTTCCGGAGGTTGACCTCGTCGTCTTCTACGAGCCCGTGCCCTCGGCCATAAGAAGCATTCAGCGGCGCGGGAGGACTGGGAGGCACAGGCCGGGAAGGGTGGTCATACTGATGGCCAAGGGGACGCGGGACGAGGCCTACTACTGGAGTTCCCGGAGAAAGGAAAGGCGCATGTTCGAGACGATTAGGAAACTCGCGAGGGAACTCGAGAAGGCCCGCTCGGAGAAGGATGAAATAGATAAAAGCGTCGTGGAGCGTGTTGAGATGCCCCCGAGGGGAAAGATAACCCCGCTCGATGAGTTCCTCAGGCCGAAGTCGAGGAAGTTGGAGGACAGGGAAAAGGCGGAGAAAACCGGAAGGGAAGCCGAAAGGCCCGAAAAAGCCGAAACCTCGGAGGAAGGGGTTTACGAGAAGCTCCCCATAAAACCCGTCTTCGTGAGGAAACCGAAGGGGATAGTCGTTTACGTTGACAACCGCGAGCTGAGGAGCGGCGTTCCGAAGCACCTGAAGGAGCTCGGGGCGGAGGTGGAGGTTAAAACGCTCGACGTCGCCGACTACGTGGTGAGCGAGGACGTCGGGATAGAGAGGAAGAGCGCCAACGACTTCATCCAGTCGATAATAGACGGCAGGCTCTTCGACCAGGTCGAACGGCTCAAGAGGGCCTACGAGAAGCCCGTGATAATCGTGGAGGGCGAGCTCTACGGCATAAGGAACGTTCACCCGAACGCCATAAGGGGTGCCTTAACGGCGGTAACCCTCGACTGGGGGGTTCCGGTACTCTTCTCGTCGGGAACTGAGGAGACCGCCCAGTTCATCTACCTCATGGCAAAGCGCGAGCAGGAGGAGAGGAAAAAGGAGGTTCGCCTGAGGAGCGAGAAGAAGGCCCTGACCCTCGCCGAGAGACAGCGTTTGATAGTCGAGGGACTTCCGAACGTCTCCGCCACGCTCGCGAAGAGACTGCTGGGGCACTTCGGAAACGTGGAGAGGGTCTTTACCGCCACGGAAGAGGAGCTCCAGGAGGTCGAGGGTATCGGTCCGAAGAAGGCGAGGGAGATTAGGAGGGTCATCACCGCACCCTACGTGGAAGAAGAGGATAAACTTTAA
- a CDS encoding DUF2095 family protein, translating to MDKKKKKVVDDFAWQEYDRDEFRENFPALAKELEEEGVPIDSYRTGEERDVEDELMDFSGYNPTVIDFLRRCETDDEALEIINWMEAKGEITPEMAKDLRITLVKRGVRAFGSKKEWGWYDRHRKRG from the coding sequence ATGGACAAGAAGAAAAAGAAGGTTGTGGATGATTTCGCCTGGCAGGAGTACGATAGGGATGAGTTCAGGGAGAATTTTCCTGCCCTGGCGAAGGAGCTTGAGGAAGAGGGCGTTCCGATAGACTCCTACAGAACGGGCGAGGAGAGGGACGTCGAGGACGAGTTGATGGACTTCTCGGGCTACAACCCAACTGTCATAGACTTCCTGAGGAGGTGCGAGACGGACGACGAGGCGCTCGAGATAATCAACTGGATGGAGGCGAAGGGCGAGATAACCCCGGAGATGGCCAAAGACCTCCGCATAACCCTCGTCAAGAGGGGAGTAAGGGCCTTCGGCTCAAAAAAGGAGTGGGGATGGTACGATAGGCATAGGAAAAGGGGGTGA
- the minD gene encoding cell division ATPase MinD — translation MEGRSIVFASGKGGTGKTTTVANLGVALAQFGKEVILLDADITMANLSLVLGMEDIPITLHDVLAGEAELKDAIYEGPAGVKVIPGGLSLEKIKKAKPERLRQLIREIGQMADFVLIDAPAGLEMTSVTALLIGKELIIVTNPEISAITDSLKTKLIAEKLGTLPLGAILNRVTNEKTELTQEEIEAILEVPVLTMIPEDPEVKRASAYGVPLVIKNPTSPAAIAIKQLAAKLAGIKWEAPEPESPIKRVFKALFGGKR, via the coding sequence TTGGAAGGTCGTTCGATTGTCTTTGCATCGGGAAAGGGTGGAACGGGTAAAACGACGACCGTTGCCAATCTGGGTGTTGCCTTGGCCCAGTTTGGGAAGGAGGTCATCCTTCTGGACGCCGACATAACCATGGCGAACCTCAGCCTCGTTCTCGGCATGGAGGACATACCGATAACGCTTCACGACGTCCTGGCTGGAGAAGCCGAGCTCAAGGATGCCATCTACGAGGGTCCAGCGGGGGTCAAGGTGATCCCGGGTGGGCTGAGCCTCGAGAAAATAAAGAAGGCAAAGCCGGAGAGACTCAGGCAGCTGATAAGGGAGATCGGTCAGATGGCCGACTTCGTTCTTATCGACGCCCCAGCTGGTCTTGAGATGACGTCCGTTACGGCTCTCCTCATCGGCAAGGAGCTCATAATCGTTACCAACCCGGAGATCTCCGCCATCACGGACTCCCTCAAGACCAAACTGATAGCCGAGAAGCTCGGAACGCTCCCGCTCGGGGCCATACTCAACAGGGTAACCAACGAGAAGACCGAGTTGACCCAGGAGGAGATAGAGGCCATCCTCGAGGTGCCGGTTCTCACGATGATACCGGAGGATCCAGAGGTCAAGCGCGCGAGCGCCTACGGTGTACCGCTCGTCATCAAGAACCCAACGAGTCCAGCCGCAATAGCCATCAAGCAGCTCGCGGCCAAGCTCGCGGGAATCAAGTGGGAAGCCCCAGAACCCGAGAGCCCGATAAAGAGGGTGTTCAAAGCGCTGTTCGGAGGGAAGAGGTAA
- a CDS encoding slipin family protein — protein sequence MALMTATNVVLGIVLLFVLMVLASAIKIVKEYERAVIFRLGRVVGARGPGLFFIIPIFEKAVIVDLRTRVLDVPVQETITKDNVPVKVNAVVYFRVIDPVKAVTQVANYIMATSQIAQTTLRSVIGQAHLDELLSEREKLNLQLQKIIDEATDPWGIKVSTVEIKDVELPAGMQRAMARQAEAERERRARITLAEAERQAAEKLRDAAEIVSQHPMALQLRTLQTISDVASDKSNVIVLTLPMEMLKLFRSFADTAEVARIKLEKEIKLEKGKAEGEATEE from the coding sequence ATGGCCCTTATGACGGCCACGAACGTTGTGCTGGGCATAGTTTTGTTGTTTGTTTTGATGGTACTGGCCTCGGCCATAAAGATAGTCAAGGAGTACGAGAGGGCGGTGATATTCCGCCTCGGAAGGGTAGTCGGTGCCAGGGGACCCGGGCTGTTCTTCATAATCCCCATATTCGAGAAGGCGGTGATAGTCGACCTCCGTACGAGGGTGCTCGACGTCCCGGTTCAGGAGACGATAACCAAGGACAACGTCCCGGTCAAGGTCAACGCGGTGGTTTACTTCAGGGTGATAGACCCCGTGAAGGCGGTGACGCAGGTTGCCAACTACATCATGGCCACCAGCCAGATAGCGCAGACGACCCTCAGGAGCGTCATCGGTCAGGCCCACCTTGACGAGCTCCTCAGCGAGCGCGAAAAGCTCAACCTCCAGCTCCAGAAGATCATAGACGAGGCCACCGACCCGTGGGGCATAAAGGTCTCGACCGTTGAGATAAAGGACGTTGAGCTCCCGGCCGGGATGCAGAGGGCCATGGCAAGGCAGGCAGAGGCCGAACGTGAGAGGCGTGCCAGGATAACCCTCGCCGAGGCGGAAAGGCAGGCCGCCGAGAAGCTCCGCGATGCGGCTGAGATAGTCTCCCAGCACCCGATGGCGCTCCAGCTCAGGACGCTCCAGACGATAAGCGACGTGGCGAGCGACAAGAGCAACGTCATAGTCCTGACGCTACCGATGGAGATGCTGAAGCTCTTCAGGAGCTTCGCCGACACCGCAGAGGTTGCCAGGATAAAGCTCGAGAAAGAGATAAAACTCGAGAAAGGGAAGGCCGAGGGGGAAGCTACGGAAGAATGA
- a CDS encoding geranylgeranylglyceryl/heptaprenylglyceryl phosphate synthase, translating into MKLELGKVESYIHEKLEREKLHFVLIDPDDVTPEVAGEMARMSEEVGVDAIMIGGSTGAEGEVLDGVVKAIKESSSLPTILFPGSHGGISKYADAIFFMSLLNSRNPFFITGSQALGAFTVKRYGIEPIPMAYLVVEPGETVGWVGDAKPIPRHKPKIAAAYALAGQYLGMRLVYLEAGSGAREPVPPEMISLVRRVIDVPLIVGGGIRTGEEARRAVEAGADIVVTGTAIEKAGSLEKAGEKLRELKRGIKG; encoded by the coding sequence ATGAAGCTCGAACTGGGAAAGGTTGAGTCATACATCCACGAGAAGCTCGAGAGGGAGAAGCTTCACTTCGTTCTCATCGATCCCGACGACGTTACGCCGGAGGTTGCCGGAGAGATGGCGAGGATGAGCGAGGAGGTTGGGGTGGACGCGATAATGATAGGTGGCTCCACCGGGGCCGAGGGGGAGGTTCTTGACGGCGTCGTGAAGGCCATAAAGGAGTCCTCCAGCCTGCCGACGATACTCTTCCCGGGCTCCCACGGCGGGATAAGCAAGTACGCCGATGCGATATTCTTCATGAGCCTGCTCAACTCGAGGAACCCCTTCTTCATAACCGGCTCCCAGGCCCTGGGGGCTTTCACCGTCAAGCGCTACGGAATAGAGCCCATCCCTATGGCCTACCTTGTCGTCGAACCCGGAGAGACCGTGGGCTGGGTGGGCGACGCCAAACCAATTCCGAGGCACAAGCCGAAGATAGCCGCCGCTTACGCCTTAGCGGGACAGTACCTCGGGATGCGCCTCGTCTACCTCGAGGCTGGGAGCGGGGCGAGGGAGCCGGTTCCCCCGGAGATGATATCCCTCGTCAGGAGGGTCATAGACGTCCCCCTCATCGTCGGAGGGGGGATACGAACGGGTGAAGAAGCGAGGAGGGCGGTTGAGGCCGGGGCCGACATAGTCGTTACGGGGACCGCGATAGAGAAAGCGGGTTCGCTCGAGAAGGCCGGAGAAAAGCTGAGAGAACTCAAGAGGGGGATAAAGGGGTAG